The nucleotide window CAGAATACGGGGCTTTTTCAGGGGGAAACACCACAATAACCGATATGGCTGGTCGAAATTTAACTGTGCCTTCACCCATAAATCACGTTCTATCCACTTCTCCCACCACCACAGTCCTGGTCTACATGATTAGCCCTGACAAATTACAGGCCTTCAACTATGAGGTAACCAGTGACGAACAGAAATACATGCCTGATGCCTATAAGAATCTGCCGTCAGTGGGTGGATGGTACGGATCCCAATCCGGTAGTTACGAGCAATTCATCGCCATGAACCCTGATGTGGTGCTGGACAGTGTAAGTCCAGATGATTCATCTTCACATGCATCAACCCTCTCAGTTCTATCCGAAAGACAGCAGAAGTTTGGTTCAATACCAGTGGTGGGTGTGGCAGATACCAGTAATGTAACCACCTTAAACCCCTCCATAGAGTTTATAGGAACCCTACTGGGGTCCACTGATAAGGCCAAGAAACTGTCTGATTTCAATACTAAGGTTCAAAAAGAAGTGACTGATGTGGTGTCAACCATACCTGACAGTGAAAGGACAACAGTTTACTTTGCTGAGGGAGTTGACGGTCTGAAAACCGAGCCCTCTGGTTCAGTACATGGACAGTTAATTGATCTGTGTCACGGGAATAATGTGGCCAATGTCCAGATGCAGGGAGGAAGTGGTCAAACACAAGTATCCATGGAACAGGTTCTAAAATGGAATCCTCAAGTTATAATAACCACTGACCCAACTTTCTTTGCCAGTGTCTATCAAAACTCCACCTGGAGCAGTGTAAACGCAGTACAAAATAAAAAAGTGTATCTATCCCCTCAATCTCCATTCAAATGGTTCGACAAGCCAACCGGGGCAAACCTCATAATTGGAATTCCATGGACTGCTAAAATATTATATCCAGATAAATTCAAGAATTTAGACCTCAAAGGAGAGGTTAAAGAGTTCTATTCAGAATTCTACCACTATGATCTCAGTGATGATGGAGTAACCAAGATCCTGAAGGATTCAGGAATGACTGATGTATAGTGGGGTTGAAGTATGGGCCATGACGATGTATAATGTGGCCATGAGGATGTATACTGTGGCTATGAGGAATGTATAATGTGGGCTGATGTATAATGAGGAATAACCGATGTGTCATAATCCACAGGGAAAATGAAGAAACACGTGTGATCTAATGTTTACAAACACAAAAAAATGGAAATCCGCTCTTGATGGGACTAACCGGAAATGGTTGGTAAATGTAATTCTAATTGCATTACCAATTTTCCTGTTTTTTGTTTCTTTCATGATAGGCAGGTATCCTCTGAGTCCAGTGGAAGTGATCATGGCTATACTGGCCAAATTCTTCCCATTCATACACGTATCTGCTGCCGCTTCCACTGTTGTCTGGGATATTAGGTTACCCCGCATAATGGCAGCATTACTTGTAGGGGCTGCTTTATCTGTAGCAGGGGCTTCATTCCAGGGAACATTCAAGAACCCCCTGGTTTCACCAGACATACTGGGTGTTTCTGCAGGAGCAGGGTTTGGAGCGGCCATAGCAATACTAATAATCGGAATACCCATCTTTACCCAGATCTCGGCATTCATCTGGGGAATGGTGGCAGTGACCCTCACCTACGTTATTGCCCGTTCCATTAAAAGCTCACAGATCCTGGTAATGGTTTTAAGTGGTATGGCTATTGGGTCACTCTTCGGTGCCCTGATATCTCTCTGCAAGTACATGGCCGACCCCTTTGAAAAGTTACCCCAGATCGTCTACTGGTTAATGGGAAGTGTTGCCGGCGCCAGTAACAAGGAAGTCTTCATTGCAGCCATCCCCATAATCCTGGGAATAAGCATACTACTGGTATTAAGGTGGAGGCTGAACATCTTAGCCATGGGTGATGAAGAAGCCAAATCTATGGGAATAGAAACCCAAAAGCTCCGTTTGATCATAATATCTTGCTGTACCCTGATAACCGCAGCTGCTGTGTCTATAAGTGGGATTATTGGATGGGTTGGGTTGATTATACCCCACATTAGTCGAATAATTGTTGGTCCAGATCATAAAAACCTGTTACCCGCCACCATTTGCCTGGGAGCATCATTCCTTCTATTTGTGGATAACATATCCAGGACATTACTCATTACCGAAGTTCCCATTGGAATTTTAACCGCTATAATCGGGGCTCCATTCTTCTTATACTTACTGAGAAAGGGTTACGGTACATGGGCTTGAATGGTTTAGGACTGATAAATGTGTTAAAACGGGTAAATAAGGGATATTAACAGTGTTAATAACACATTCAGGAGGTGAAGTATTGAGTATACTGGAAATAAAGGATGCAGCCTTTGCATATGATGAAACTGGCAATATATTTGAAAATATAAATTTAACAGTGGAAAAGGGGGATGTGGTCTGTATACTGGGCCCCAATGGCTGTGGTAAAACAACCCTGATAAAGTGTCTAAACAGAATCCATGGATTGAATAACGGCACAGTTTACATCAATGGGGAGGACATCCGACACATCGATCAAAGGGAAATAGCCAGGAATATAGGTTATATCCCCCAGGGCCACATTCCAACCTTTGCCTTCACAGTTTTCGATGTGGTTTTAATGGGCAGAACACCCCACCTTGATTTTTTCGAATCACTGGGAGAAAAAGACTATAAAATTGCAGAAAAAGCCTTGGAAAAGTTTGGAATTTCCCATATGAGGGATAAACCTTACACCACCTTAAGTGGAGGGGAACAGCAACTGGTCTTCTTTGCCAGGGTAATAGCCCAGGAACCCCGCATTCTAGTACTGGATGAACCCACTTCCCATCTTGATTTCGGCAATCAACTGAAAACACTGGATATAATCTCAACATTAGCCAGTGAAGGACTTTCAGTAGTAATGACCTCCCACTTCCCGGATCATGCATTTATATCCTCCAATAAAGTGGCTATACTGAAGGATAAGAACTTCATGGCCATTGGCAAACCAGAAGAGGTAATAAATCGGGAAAATATGGAAAAAGCCTATGGAATCCATGTGGAAATAGTCGACATAGATCCTGACAGGAAAATCTGTGTCCCCATGAAAACTATAAACTGAATTTAAATGAATATAAATTATTAAAAATGTCTTAAAACTTAAAATCATTAGAGATTAGCTTAAAATCATTAGAAATAGGTAATAAAACATCAGAAAAAAAGAATTTAATGGTTTATTAATCCGGAATAAAGGTATTATTGGAAAATGGTGATAATATGAGTGACTACATGGAATTATTAAAAAAAGCTGGTGAGTTTCACGGTGATATATGTGGTGGAATAGTAATGGGAACCAAATTAGCTATACACGGCATGGAACAAATGGGAATGACACCAGGTGAGAAGGATAAAAGGTTAATCGTATACACAGAGATTGATCGGTGTATCTGTGATGCCATACAATCGGTTACCAAAACATCCTTGGGTAAAAAATCCCTCAAACCCATGGGATACGGTAAATTCGCAGCCACATTCGTGAACATTGACACTGGTGAAGCAGTACGTGTCATGGACATAGACGCTAATAACAAAGATACTGATATTGACTCTGAAGCAGAACATGAGGAAACCATAGAAGAATTAACCGAAAGAATAGCCAGAACTCCTGGAGATGAATTATTCATGGTTCAGAAGGTTTCAGTCAAAATAAACCCCAATGACCTCCCGGGTAAACCACTGGAAATAGCCCGGTGTGCTGACTGTGGGGAGGTAGTTATGGATGGTAAACACCACTTAAAAGGAGGAAAGGCATACTGTACTTCCTGCTTTGAAAAATCATATTATCAGCTGTTATAACTGGACCCCAAACTGGATTTTTTTAAAATTTAACTTTTTTTGTTTTAAATTCATTATCTATGATGTTATTAGTGAAGTATAATGAGTAATAGATATTACTATTCTTATTTGAGCATATTTATTAATGGATATTCTTATTGGAACCTAATTAGTAATTAATATTATTATTGGGATATTATTAGTACGGTATAATTATTCTAGAATATTCTTAACTGGGGAATTATTCCTGAAAAATTCTTTAGCTATTCAATAGAAAAGTATTGAGGTATCCAATAGAAGAGTAATTAAAAAAAGTTTAAAAAAGTAAAAAAACAACTTTTAGAGGTTCATTTACTTATTTTTGGAATGTTATAATATAATGGGACATGGTTCCGTCGTCCAGGACTTCCCCTGCTTCGGTCTCCAGTTTAACCATTTCAAGGTCGTGTTTTTTGAACATTTCCTCCATCTCTTCTGGACTGCTTTTGAACTTAGCTGGGGGACCGTAGCCTGTGTCCATTTTCTTGTAGTCCATGACCGCAATTTTACCACCCGGCTTTATAATTCTTTTAAGCTCGCTAATGGCACTATCTGCTGTTTCTTGAGCTACGAAGTGGTGGAAAACATTAACCATGAGACAAATATCCACGGTATCATCATCAAGGGCGATTTTTTCAGCTATATCTGACTGAATTGCTATTATGTTATTTATTCCCTGTTCTTCCACATCCTTTTCCATATCTTCAATTGATGGGGGGTAAACATCCAGGGCATAGATTGTTGCATCATCATCCATCATATCATGAGCTATCATGGCAACGTGACCATCACCACAACCAGCGTCCATAAAAACCTCATTTCCTTTAAGATTAAGTCGTGAAATTATATCGCGAGCGTCCAGGAATGATTCGGTTGATCTTCCCTGTATCCTGTGACCATTAGATGGGAATAATCCAGTATCACTTGACATTTCAAATCTCCTCCATTTTCATTTTTTAAAATACTATAGCGAGGTGTAGATATATACATTTCTGTATAGGGTATAATATTTCTGGTGTTAGGTGGTTAATCATATTTTTATGGTATAAAAATATAGTTAAAAGCTGTTTTTAGTTATTGGGCATTTATATATTGCTTAAATAATTTAAATGGTTCTGTTGATAGTTTTGGCAATTTAGAATGGTTAAACCTGTAATAATTTTCGTGTAAAGTTTATTCTTTTATAGTTTAAAGCCTAATCGACATGTTTATATGCACATTTCATCAGATCAATTAGAATATGAGTTATTTTGGATCAACAATTTGGAGATTTGATCCTGATAATTTGCCTTTCCCACGAGTTCAAATTAATCCAAGGATAAAATTTCAACCTAATCATGGGATAAAAGCTAATCATAAAATGAAATTTCAAATTAATCCTATGAAAGGTTCATTTCCTATCCATGAAAACTCAAACTAATGGAGTTTTAAGTAAAACTAATGGAGTTTCAAGTAAAAAATAGGATTGATAATGTTGAAAAGTGGTAAATTAACCTTATTATTCATAATTTTTGCTTTAATCTGTATTGCTGCTGCAGGATGTGCCAGTGCAGT belongs to uncultured Methanobacterium sp. and includes:
- a CDS encoding ABC transporter substrate-binding protein; protein product: MKNYFILIAAVALIAVAGLGSYLTEYGAFSGGNTTITDMAGRNLTVPSPINHVLSTSPTTTVLVYMISPDKLQAFNYEVTSDEQKYMPDAYKNLPSVGGWYGSQSGSYEQFIAMNPDVVLDSVSPDDSSSHASTLSVLSERQQKFGSIPVVGVADTSNVTTLNPSIEFIGTLLGSTDKAKKLSDFNTKVQKEVTDVVSTIPDSERTTVYFAEGVDGLKTEPSGSVHGQLIDLCHGNNVANVQMQGGSGQTQVSMEQVLKWNPQVIITTDPTFFASVYQNSTWSSVNAVQNKKVYLSPQSPFKWFDKPTGANLIIGIPWTAKILYPDKFKNLDLKGEVKEFYSEFYHYDLSDDGVTKILKDSGMTDV
- a CDS encoding iron ABC transporter permease gives rise to the protein MFTNTKKWKSALDGTNRKWLVNVILIALPIFLFFVSFMIGRYPLSPVEVIMAILAKFFPFIHVSAAASTVVWDIRLPRIMAALLVGAALSVAGASFQGTFKNPLVSPDILGVSAGAGFGAAIAILIIGIPIFTQISAFIWGMVAVTLTYVIARSIKSSQILVMVLSGMAIGSLFGALISLCKYMADPFEKLPQIVYWLMGSVAGASNKEVFIAAIPIILGISILLVLRWRLNILAMGDEEAKSMGIETQKLRLIIISCCTLITAAAVSISGIIGWVGLIIPHISRIIVGPDHKNLLPATICLGASFLLFVDNISRTLLITEVPIGILTAIIGAPFFLYLLRKGYGTWA
- a CDS encoding ABC transporter ATP-binding protein; its protein translation is MSILEIKDAAFAYDETGNIFENINLTVEKGDVVCILGPNGCGKTTLIKCLNRIHGLNNGTVYINGEDIRHIDQREIARNIGYIPQGHIPTFAFTVFDVVLMGRTPHLDFFESLGEKDYKIAEKALEKFGISHMRDKPYTTLSGGEQQLVFFARVIAQEPRILVLDEPTSHLDFGNQLKTLDIISTLASEGLSVVMTSHFPDHAFISSNKVAILKDKNFMAIGKPEEVINRENMEKAYGIHVEIVDIDPDRKICVPMKTIN
- a CDS encoding FmdE family protein, encoding MSDYMELLKKAGEFHGDICGGIVMGTKLAIHGMEQMGMTPGEKDKRLIVYTEIDRCICDAIQSVTKTSLGKKSLKPMGYGKFAATFVNIDTGEAVRVMDIDANNKDTDIDSEAEHEETIEELTERIARTPGDELFMVQKVSVKINPNDLPGKPLEIARCADCGEVVMDGKHHLKGGKAYCTSCFEKSYYQLL
- a CDS encoding class I SAM-dependent methyltransferase, giving the protein MSSDTGLFPSNGHRIQGRSTESFLDARDIISRLNLKGNEVFMDAGCGDGHVAMIAHDMMDDDATIYALDVYPPSIEDMEKDVEEQGINNIIAIQSDIAEKIALDDDTVDICLMVNVFHHFVAQETADSAISELKRIIKPGGKIAVMDYKKMDTGYGPPAKFKSSPEEMEEMFKKHDLEMVKLETEAGEVLDDGTMSHYIITFQK